A window of Ictalurus furcatus strain D&B chromosome 4, Billie_1.0, whole genome shotgun sequence genomic DNA:
cccAGAGCCAGTGCATTGCGAGTCTGGCAGGTTTTCTGAGATAGGATCTCTAGCCTCACAAGGGTGTCCACAAAAAGTGTTATATTATAGGGTAGCCAGCACAAGCAGAAAATCAGGGTTACCACCATAGCCAGACGAATAGCCCCCTGCTTCTCCAGGCTCTGTTGACTGTGGTACAGCGTGAAAACCACGGCGGTGTAGCAGTAACCCATGATGACTAAGGGCAGGAGGAAGCACAACAGGTGTGTCAGCAACCGACTAACGAGTAACCAGTTGTAAGCATGGATGCCATAGTTGTTGAAGTGACACTGTAGCCATGTATGGTCATTCCTTCTGGGTTCCACAGAAAGAAATACTATGTTGGGCatagagagagcaagacaaaATAGCCAGAGCAGAGCACAGATGAGGTGAACTGTTTGGGGCCGACGGGTCTGGAGGCTGGAGACAACATGAACAATGGCGAGGTAGCGATCAAAACCAATGCCTGCAAGGAGAAGACTCCCACACACCAGATTTAGGCGGTTTAACAGGCCTACAAGCTTGCACAGGAAGTTCCCAAAGACCCAACCAGTCAGCACCTGGGTCACTGCAAAAGGTAAGGTAAAGAGCAGGAGCAGATCAGCCAGGGCCAGATGCAGCAGGTAGATGTCAGTCATGCGAAGGTGAGCACGACGCTGCAGCAGGACCATCAGAAGGAGGCCATTTCCTGAGAGGCCCAACATAAACACCATGCTGTAGACTAGTGGCTGGAACACAGTATGGTACAGGAGCAGGGTTTTTTCTTCAGTGTCACAGGTGAACTGGTCATGGGTTACGTTCACTGTGATATTTTCATCGGTAAACTAAGGAGGAAACACATACAATaggtaataaaaatataagtacttacatataattaaattaatgttgAGATACATTTTTTCCCATTGTTTAGTGCCCTATTTGCTGTTATACTTGATATTCAATCTGATATACTTAGCAAACTAATATTCAGACTTTAAATTTcataattgtttatataattatgaaaggagcagaaaagcatttataGACATTACATACGTAACTGGCAGTTATAGAGTTTCATTAGGTTAGCTGTGGAGCAGAGAGGAAACTGTAAAAggaaacttgaaaaaaaaaaagtgagaactGAAAGTGATTGCTTTAAACATACAAAATTCATTTTAAGGTTCAGAGTCTGTACTTTAATTAATACGTACATAATTGTATTTAGTTTAACATTTGGAACATACTTTGTCACTATAAAATGTCTTTACCATAACCTAACAATAAAAATTTTCTTTCAAgttttgaaataataaatagcaaATATAGCGGTCTACATTAGTcactaaaaatatatttgtttaacaggaataataaattgttttgaAGTTCTATTTCAAAACACTCATAAGCTTTATGTTAAGGGCCTACAGaaaatattgaatatataaAAGATAATTGTTACTTATATATTAACtttgtatttaattatataataggTAATTGCATTTTATGCGTACACTTAAAATACATACatgtgcccacacacacacatattaagtATGTTTGATGGAGTATAGGGTATGGtatgatatttatatttttctataGAATATAACAGCAAATGTTGCCtaaagcagaaaataaataattgattgaGTTTTCTTGGTACTTCGTGGTCATTCTATACATTAGTTCTCACTTAAAAGAATCAGATTTAAGTAGCTGTACTTACCTCAAAAATAATATGGTCTGTTATGTTACTCATCTTCTCATCTTATTCATTCTGATTTCCTAAGTGTGAACCTAGGAACCTACAGCGAAAAAAAACCAGCAGACCGTGTTTCCAGGAAGCACTGTTCCACCTGCTTttacttggttttttttttttgttttttgtttttttttttgtttttttaaattacacccACCTATTGTTTCTATTATAGCTGTCATTTTTACATGTTATGGCCGCTCAGGGCAGGGacaggcagaacacagacactcagGAGGCAGAGGTAGTGAAAAAAGGtgcgttttttttatttatttaaagtcagGTGCAGGAGTGGTGGTGAGGCTGTACTGAGTGTGCAGGTGGAGGTTGCTGTCCCGCCGTCACAGTACGATGTCCATTAGGTACTGGAAGGTCACTGGCACTCCATGGTGGTCAAAGGGGAGAGCccagtactgccagtggccgctGGTGCTGCTGAAGGTGGTTTTGGCCTTTGCTTCTGACACCAGGGTGACATGCCAGTAGCCCTTCATTAGGTCTAGGGTGGAGATGAATCGGGCTCTCCCCAGATTTTCTGTCAGGTTGTTGACTCTGGGAATGGGTAACTATCAAACTCGGAGACTTGGTTGAGCCTCTGGAAGTCATTGCAAAGGCGGGAGCTGCTGTCGGGTTTTGGGACCACCACAATAGGGCTGGACTAGGGACAGGTGTACTCCTCAATAATTCCATCCCATAGCATTTGGCTGACTTTCTCCTCAATAGCTTGACGGTGAGCCTCTGCGACATGGTAGGGCTGCTGTCTCACCACCACCCCAGCGgcattttgatttcatgttgGACCAGGTGGGTCAGGCTTGGGGTGAACGAGAAGATGTCGGCGAACTGGTGCACTTGCTGTGTCAGCTCTTGCCAGTGTGTTGGGGTAAGATCTTTCCCTCGATGGACCAAGGTATGCTCTTCCGGCTCTGAGTGGAAAGCGCTGGGACAGGTTGGACCCATCTTTTCAGCAGGTTTATATGGTATAATTTTGAGTCTGCGTGCTTACCAGGCTGTTTCAGGCAGTAGTTCACTGGGCCCACCCTTTCGAGGACTGTATAGGGGCCCTGCCATTGGGCCAGGAACTTACAGGAGGCATTTGGGAGCAACAGGAGCACCTGGTCGCCGGGTTGGAATTCTCAGGGCTGGGCTGGGCGGTTATAGGCCCACTGCTGCTCTTGTTGTGCTGCCTCCATGTGTTTCTTGTATGATAGGGGTGACCTGGTCACACCTGATGCATTTCTTGCACATAGTTGACCAGGGACCGGAACAGAGAGGGCTGTTCTTCCCAGGCTTCTCATGGCACATCCAGCAGGCCTCGAGGTCGCCGCCCAAAGAGAAGTTCAAAGGGAGTGAACTCCATGGATGCTTGTGGATGTCAAAAAGTATGCAGGAGAGGAGGATGTCCCAGTTTGAGCTATCCTCATCTATCACTTGTTGGAACATCCATTTGAGCATCTGGTTAAAACGCTCCACCAGGCCATCAGTCTGGGGGTGGTAGACGGAGATCCACAGGTGTTTCACCTGCAATAGCTGACACTGATCACCCATTAGTTTTGAGTCAAAAGGCATACCTTGGTCTGTTAGGATGTCTTTGGGGATCACCAcacagctgaacaggagcaCCACCTCTCCAGGAGGTGGCTTTACGTAGTAGGACTGCCTCAGGGTACTTGGTGGCATAATCAAGGATCACCAGGATGTATTCGTGACCCTGGGCATACTTTGGAAGTGGCCCTACCAAATCCATGCCCACCCTCTCAAAGGGGATGCCAATTAAGGGGAGAGGAATGAGGGGTGCAGACAGTGGTTTTGGGGGTGTTGTTTGCTGGCATCCATCCATGGGCCAAGGTTGCTGGTCGACGCCACTGATCAGACTCACTTGGACCCAGCAGTGACTCAGCAGGGCATCCTCCTTCTATTTGCACCCAAGTTTCCCCTCCCAAGTGACCTGGTGAAACACAGAGGAGACTGGGATAGATGGTATGAGTGTCTCACCTGAGGAGGAATATCCAGTGGCATATCTTCCTGGGCCATGCAGGCCAGTCAGACCTGGTCTCTAGTGGTGCGCCTCTTCTTCTGGCTTCTCAAGGCTGGTGGCTTGGGGAACCCTGGCCAGTCCCACCCGAGCAGTAGTGGTACTGGAAGCTCAGGAATCAGAGCGACGAGGAGCAGCATGGAGGGCACAGCCAGCCAGGGCTTGACAATGCACTGCAGGGAGGCCGGATACGGCTCAGTGGGCATGGCTTCATTCCAGGGTGTCCCATAGGTGCGGCGGCTTTCCTGCGGTCTCCTCTCCCAATGTATGTTGGGCTGTGGCCGCCGGGGCTCCACAGCGGTCAAGCCCCCTGGTGGCCAGAGCCCAGCTTACATTGGGCAATTGTCCCTCTGCTCACCACTGCCGATGCTCAGCATGGCTAGGCTGCACTCAAGTGCTGGATAGAAGGTGGCTTGTTCGGGTGGGAGGGCATAGTAGGTGCGCTGGGCTTCCCCCGATAGCTAAGGGGTGAAGATGTCAGCCCAACACTCTCACTTCTCACTGTTTGCATCGGGTGACCCACTCAAAAGTTAGGAGGAAGGCCTCAATGTTGTACTCGCTGATGAGCTTTGTTAGGATGGCTGCAGCCTCCCAGCAGGGGTCTGGGAGTGGGATTGAGGACGCAGAGCAGGGCTTCTTCTTGAGTGCCAGTTGTTCTTGGGTCACAGCATGCAGGCTTTGGGCCAGCTCCTGAGTCACCACCTGCTGCTGGAGATTTGTCTCCAGCAGATGTTGTAGCAGAGGGTCCATGATGTCTGGGAGGGGTTGGGTCTGTGTTCTTTTGCTCGCATTCTCCATCAGTGTGGCCGCTTAGGGCCGGGACGGGTAGAACACAGACATTCAGGAGGCAGAGGTTGTGAaaaatgtggggttttttttatttaaagtcagGTGCAGGAGAGGAGGTAAGGCCGTGCTGAGTGTCTAGGTGGAGGTTGCTTTCTTCCCAATTTGGGGCACATTAAACTGGCTGGAGCAACCCTGACGCAGGACCTAGGAGGCTTGGTGGAGGCGCAGCACAGCTGGGAAGTTTCTCCTCTGTAATCCTCGTCATCGATGTCATCTGCATTTATTacaggatagagagagagacttacttGACATACACGCAGAGAATGAACTCACCCCACCATGTCTGCTGCGTCCTTTTATAACTTTTGCTCTTCTGCCAGATGGTGAGGAGAAGCCGCTCCAGTCATTTGCTGCCAGCCATGTGTTTTTGCCACTCCACCTTGCAGCCGGCAGTTGCACAAGGAGTGCTatgcatgttgtgtgtgtgtgtaggctgcaGCCCCACCGtcacaatgtttaaaaaatacatacagaagaaaaaaatgaattaacagtctttttaaaataattaattaaactttaacactataaaaaaaaaatcccaaattgaCACGTTTGAATTTTATTAACTTGTTTCTCAAGTTTACAAAGCAAAAATCTATAAATAGTCAGAGCAATAGATGATATACTTCTTGCACCTAACCAAACACTTGGAGATGCTAACTAAAATCAAAATCAAGTTGTTTACCTCGGGTAACACATcctgtcaaaaaataataattttattatttaaaaaattacattatagATTACATTACtaagttttatttatcaaaGGGAATTTCTCTGTGTTACAAACAAGACGGAGTGGTGTGATAACGGGAAAAAGATAGTTACATAGTTACACTATGTGGCACAATTTTTGTTAACCCTAAGTATTATTTTCCTAATTTTACACCTCAGAGTATAGAAAATGGCAATTAATCCCCTCAAACTTTCCTTTTGTGACCAGGATGTTTATGTTTTCATTGAGAAAATGGGCAAATAAACAACATatcaaaatttatttattaagattaCGATATAGAACAAAACGACCACAAAAGATTTAGAAGTGAGTAGTTTTTTGAGATTTACTATTATATTGTAAATCACTTTCATGCAATTACTTTCATCACAATCTTGATTGTGATGTCTTTAGCATGACATGGGCCACATTGCACTAGCATTAGAGTTATATAGCAGTTTATGTTCTACACTCTGCTTTATGTGCAAAAgcaaaaagcaaagcaaaagtGATTATTCACCCAGGCAAACAGTAGCTGGTAGGTGTTTCTTTCTTgatttttagttgaaactagttttagcatcggttgtcagatagaagctgtaactgcaCGTCCTTGTTGCTACGAGCTGTTTACACGTTGATAGATTAGACCTAATTCCGATAATCATATTCAGTTTCAGTTGGGAATCGCTCATTCACACGATTACACtttgttttgttaattaaagATAATTAAAGAGGCGTGCTCAGCTGTGAAGCACCCCAAAACAGTACTTAAGAACTAAAACGCTGAGGCGTCAGCGGAAGCATCAGCCCTTGTCGTGTAAAGACCGAGCTCGTGTAAAGACCTGCGAGTCTACCTGCACGAGTCAACCGGGCAAGGACACCGACAAGACACCACTGCTAAGTATacatttctccctctctccaccttttcctcctctcctcccctcggTGTTTACCTGTATACACACTAACACGTGTTATCAGTTTATCCCTGTTATTCACCACACGCGCAGACCACGGCACACTCCCAGAAAAGTACGCAACTTGGACAACCTACACTCTCTGCGTGTGGCCTCTGCAGATTCCTTCTcggtttgcttctctccaaaacatggaaatttacgtgcctttctctcccttgctcctacacttcctttgaatttcatgctgttacagttaGTGACCCAACCAAAATGCACTTATTTGTTGTTTATCATTCTCTAGTTCAACTAAGAGATTGACATGCTACTGTCCAGATTTCCGGATGACAGAACTCCTCTTGTGGTCCTCGGTgacttcaacattcatctagacaagccGCATGCAGCTGATTTTCTTGCACTTCTTCCCACATTTGACCTCAAACAGTTCGCCACCCCAGCAACTCACAAAGCCAGCAAACAgcttgacctcatcctcacacacatCTTCGCCACACAAAATCTTCatattactcctctccacacctctgaccatttctttatccagttttctatttctctcccctcaccccctCACTGTCTCCACCTTCTATCTCCTTTTGTCGCAATCTTTGCTCCCattccccctcacatttctcgTCCATTGTCACAACCTCacttccctctgatagccacctctcctcactgGACTTAATCACCAcaactgacatgctatgttccattctaacatcttctcttgacagcatcttCCCCCTAACCTCCCGACCTGCTCACACATCACCCCCTAGttcttggctctcagaagctctgcgtaacaaccgAGTCGAACTAAGAGcagctgaaaggaaatggcgtaAATCTAACGATACGACTGACGtaaccaattaccaaacacttctctccACTTTTTCCCATAGCATCTCCACTGCTAAAGCCATATACTAGAAAAAGAATATTGGCAGCTCTCCCAACACCCgtactctcttcaaaaccttttctcctctttactgtccccctcctcccccttcccctacctctctcactgcagatgactttgccactttattttccaacaaggttacatcaatcaggaaccagttctcaaccccagacactCATAGACAGGCTCCTCCTACATGTAACTCTCAACTGTCCtcattctctcctctctcagagactgatgtctcaaaactcctcctctctagccatcccacaacctgtcctcttgtccctatcccttctcaccttcttcactccatctctcccacacttttacctgcactcacacacatctttaacacatccctctttactggcacataccctaccttatttaagcaggcccgggttaccccactgcttaaaaaaaaaggcacttaaacctgctgtggttgacaactacagacctgtttccctcctcccttttctttccaaaatccttgaaagagctgttttcaATCAACTCTccatttttctcacacagaacaacctcctggaaaccaagcagtctggcttcaaaagcagtcactccagggagactgctctgctttctgtcactgaagccgtacaactagcaagagcaacctctagatcatctgtcctcatcctactagacttctctgctgctttcaatgctgtgaatcatcagatcctcctgtctactctctccagcctaggcATCACCGGAACAGCTCTGTGCTGGGTGGAATCCAaactctcagacagatccttcaaggtattgtggaggggaggtgtttctgaaactcagcaactcacaactggcgttcctcaggggtcagttctgggtccactgctcttttctatttatactacatctctggggcaggtgattgagtctcttGGCTTTTCATAGCTCATAGAAATAGATCTACATTACTAATAAGTCATTATAActaatatttgttattattataaaattctaaacatttttataaaaatgcagggtgcatttttattaatacattaatggaaccataaCAATGACTAATTAAGGAATTTATCATGCATAATATGCACATTttcatgatttcttaacatttgcattatggaaactacatcctatgctttcactttacttaaagccatctgtcatatcacagcaaaccagtgactgcatttcccatcctgcactgcggcctacaaacatggccgccatggactgcaattccaaGAACACTcgccttcattctaatcacgcacacctgcatccaactcacagcacaatcacaaccatAGTTTAAAAAGGACTTCcaatgcattcactctttgtgaagtatacacTGTTGTGGAAATTTAGACAAACACCAGTACACTCGTCCACTCAGGTGTAGAaattttattacagagagagatgaatacaggatagaagatgAGAGCACTCTGAAGCACTCGTCTCTCACATGCACTATGTAAGTTAAGATAAGGAGAGCTGGACATCTGTGAACCTTGAAAAGGGAGTTCTAGGAGGTTTGAGCCAGTTTGGTGTTTTCAAGGTCTTAGCAGATGTGCAGACATTCCTGAAGACAATAGTATGTTTGTGTCAATGTAAGAGAAAAGAACGTTCTGTACTAATGACATGACCACGAGCAGTATTATTCACTGATGAACAGGAACAGAGCTATTACAAAGCaggaaatgaataatttccctcacattttGCTTCTGCCGTTACCAATCCTTGATACCTTGTTTGttgattctggttttgactttgttcttgtttttggcCTCGTCTTTTGCTttgccttgtttggactgtttgcctgatcgccagACCTCTGcttgtctttgtttattgatttctgcctgatcatTTGGATTTGTACTCCTTGGATTAAACTATTAtcttgcacttgcttctgtcttagcctccattacatgacaccatcaataatgaatttataaaggttagtaattgtattataactctcaataagtatttataaagtagcacaacacaactatcaacaatataaaataattacttATTGGGCatagaaataaatctgcatttCTAGTAAGTCATTATaactaatataataacattataaaaatgcaggctgtatttttatgaatacataaATGGAACTATAAGACaaattaatacttataaattggtgtataatgcattatgagcatgggcactgaaaatgcaaaagtatcacttaatacataattaTAACAATGATATATATGTagctataactgttattataatgaaGTATAGGTCTTTGTGTCATTATGAATGTGTTTATAGAGCAGtaatacttgcttataaataattataaatggggctacaattcattataagcatgggcttcatagaaagtgttaccaaaatatatttgctaaaaataggtgtgcagcaattgTTGGCACCCCTCTGAATTCATATGagcaaaaaaatgtttgctgtatattcccattgagttttaagtttttttagtacacctgggtgactaggaagaggaaattgttcaaccatgacttcctgtttcacaggataAATAtcaggtaacacataggccaaattcctctagtaattcataacaatgggtaagaccaaggaatatagctgtgatgtgcggcaaaaggttgttgagcttcacaaaacaGAAAGTgactataagaatatagcaataacattgaaaatgcccatttccaccatcagggcaataattaagaagttccggtcaactggaaatgttataaatCTACCTGACAGAAGTCatttgtctatattgtctcaacgcactgtgaagaggatggttcgagtggccaaaaaactccaaggatcacagctggagaactgcagaagttagttgcgtttCGGCATCAGAAAgcctccaaaactacaatccaaagtcacctacatcaccacaagttgtttagaagggttccaagaaaaaagcctctactactctcataaaaaaaaaaattaaaaaaactcaagtgtcttcagtttgtcagacactactggaacttcaattGGTATctggttctgtggtcagatgatgCCAAAATGGAGCTTTTTTGCAATATGGAAAAAgtcctcatgcccatggtttaATAttgtggtggctctttaatgttttgggtctgtttttctgccagaggacttagacattttgttaggatacatggcatcatgaactctatcaaatatcaacagatattaaatgaaaacctgactgccttcagaaagcttaaaatgggccatagTTGAATCTTCCAGtgggacaatgatccaaaacatacatcacaatcaacacaaacatggtttactgaccataacatcaaggtcctgccatggccacctgagtcccctgacttgaaacccatagaaaacctgtggggtgaactgaagaggagagtccaccagcatggacctcaaaatttgagaTTTTGTATGGAGGAattgtctcagatcccttgccatgtattctctaaCCTCATCAGTCATTATgagagaagactcagagctgttatcttggaaaATGGaggtattgactaaaagggtgccaataattgtttcacacctatatttaacaaaaatttgtttatacacctgtgttttgtttgcaattgtttagtatccctgagagcagagtatttttgtgaattttttttaacaaaagatcaaaaggttaaataaaaaaaattgctcatatttaccaaggtgccaataatagtggagggcactgtatgctTCTAACCACTACAGACATGTCTGTGGATAATCTTCAAAATATCTtattaagccccacccacaatTCACACACTAAGGGAAACTGAAATTACTCTTGATTAACCACCTGAGAGAACTAATTAGCATAGACTAACAAACACTTCCAAGCAACACTACAGAACTAACAATACTATACAATACAGCAATTTTAGTGGCAACAAGCTAGATTCAACTGAGTCAAGTAGATAGTACACAAAAGTCAGAATCCTACCTTACCagtagaaaataaatgaaagaatagAACAACTTAAAGCACTTAAATACTCCTAAAACTCTCCCAATTGCCATCATTGTGActacattttagatttttttttttattaagtaatGAGACTAAATTTTTGTTGAGCAGTTCATGAACTGTTACATTTTTAGTTTGAGTTGAGTGTTGTGCATTAAGTTATCTTTGATCCAATTTGCATTATACCATATAGGGAATCCATTTAGACCGGTTTTCAAACTTCCAGTCATATCTGAGTCTAGGTTAGTTGAACTGTACAATGACACTCGCTGAAGACCCAGTGGGGGTAGTATATGACAAGCT
This region includes:
- the LOC128606833 gene encoding C-X-C chemokine receptor type 5, producing MSNITDHIIFEFTDENITVNVTHDQFTCDTEEKTLLLYHTVFQPLVYSMVFMLGLSGNGLLLMVLLQRRAHLRMTDIYLLHLALADLLLLFTLPFAVTQVLTGWVFGNFLCKLVGLLNRLNLVCGSLLLAGIGFDRYLAIVHVVSSLQTRRPQTVHLICALLWLFCLALSMPNIVFLSVEPRRNDHTWLQCHFNNYGIHAYNWLLVSRLLTHLLCFLLPLVIMGYCYTAVVFTLYHSQQSLEKQGAIRLAMVVTLIFCLCWLPYNITLFVDTLVRLEILSQKTCQTRNALALGLMVTESIGFIHCCLNPILYAFVGVRFRNDLLRLLPKYLRVCGPMLCARCFRKVSVSAMATTTSTSQYI